TTCGACCTTTACTACGTCGATTCAGCTTCCGTGGATCGCGATTTGATTCGCGATAAACTGAGAAATCTTGCTATCTATCTAAATATTGAATGGTTCAATGAGTCGACGGAGACGGTGTTATCGCGACGGTTTTGCGTTGGCGGCGGACAAGACTGCTCTGACGGGAACCGTGGCAAAGCAATAGATGGTGTATCAGGACGCATAGGGTCTGAAGTTCACGGTTCATCTGGCCTCCTAATCACCAGCTGGTCAAGAAAGCATGGTGGCTCAAACACTTTACATGAGGAGTTGGAGTATGAAGTGGTTATTGAAAATGCAGAACAAATGGCGAGTGTTACCGGCTACAAGATAAACATCGAGAGCTATAATGGCATGTCAACTAGTTCGCCCACATTGAGCCTCCTAGGTGCGACATGTTCACGCGGTTGCACAACCCTTCGTGGTCTACCAGATCCAGCAATAATTCTTGCTCTTGCCTTTTTCTTCAGGTTGCGGAGGCGATGTTGACAAGTTTGTTGGTTCAAAGCTTGTGATTGCGATAACTCTCGATTGCCCGGACTTGAGATCAGGTGATTCGTGCGCGGGTGCCGTTTTGAATCGAGTCGAGCAGGCATGCTCGGACTTCGTTGATCAGTGCCTCAACTTCTTCGGGTGTTGAGACCTCGCGGTGATGGAGCTTGAGATCCACACGGACGATGGGAGTGGCCGGGTGTAGGATCTCGTCCAAAATGCCATTAGCTTCCTCCTCGGCACGTCTCAGGGTCTGATCAAACCCGTCTCTGAGGCTACGCAGGTCGGGAGCGATTGCTTCGGGTGTGGTTTCCGTGATGGACCGCCGCAAAGGTCGCAAGACCTGGTGGCTCTGGTCCGCGGTAAGGGTTGCGAACCCATCGCGCATTTTCAGGCGAGCGGTAGCTTCATCAGCTTTTACAGATTGTTCTGCCATGAGTAGAGCGCGCTCACTCTGGTACGCGGCAATAACGTCTTGAATGGCATCTTCAATCGACTGGATCTCGCGCCAGGGCCGCTCCGAGGCGAGCTGGCTTTCAATGAGTGTGGTCGCGGCTTCAACGTTTGACGGCGTCACACCAATGCTTTGAAGTTGTGCGATTTGGTATTGCAAACAATCGTGTGCGTTCTTGACCGCTTGGATTGCGTTTCTGTCCAGCTCCGAATGGTAAAGCCGCATCAGCTGTATGCCGTCACGCAACGTGTTGAGGTGTTTGTCCACCGCTTTGACTGTGGGTGCAGTCTGGCGAATATTCCGCGTGCAGAGCTCAAGCGCCTGCTCAAACTCCGCGAACTTTTTTGGTAGTTCTGGCTTGCCTGGGAGCTGATTGAAGCGCTCCACGGTTTCGCGCAGCTGTCGGGCAAGCTCCGGAAAGTATCTCGCCACAGCATCGGCGATTGCGTCGTTTTCGCGGTCGAGCGAAATTCGAAGACTATCTTCAAAAAACTTGCAGATTCGGGCACGCAGTTGAGGCCCACCACCATCATCTTCGGCAGGCGTAATGGTGGCGCGTTTGAATACACGATCTTGGAGAGCAAAATCGTTCACACCGGCATCGCGCACCGCTGTTATGGTCGTCAAACCCTCTGGCTCCGCCTTGAGTTTGCTTCCGCGAATCAGGCCTAACACGCACGCTTTCACCACATCCGCAGTGTAGCCATAGGGTGGGCCGCTGAAGTGATTAATGAGGTCACCGCCGCTGACTGCGTCTTCTGCAACAATAAACTCATGCACACGCGTGGGGATGGTGCCGGTACACGAAGGAACATAGCGACCATTATCCAGCGAAAGTATCCCAAGATTCTCCCCCATGAATTTCGGTGACGGGCCAGAAAGCTCCGGCTGAATCAATTGCTTGAGCTCTTCAGGCATTACGTTGAGCGGGTTGAAATGCGGGAAGATTGCGGGGAGATGCCGATTGGAGATGGTCTGCAGAGTAGTGGTGAACGCAGACCCGTGATCCCGCGCTGTGAGAATGCCACCGCGGAAATAGAGCTTCCCGTTGAGCCACGCATTTGCGACCTCTTGTTGAAGTGTACGTTTGTGCGCCTCAACGTTTGTCTCTTCCTGCATCAGGAGTTGCTTCTTGGCAGGGTTCAAAGATTCACGCCGCGCGCGGTATCGGTTCACCATCACCTGAGAGCGATGGAGGTTTCTAGCGCGTTCAGCTACATCGGATTTGCCGGCGATCCAGATGATTCGGCCCGAATACGGCGGGTTTGCGCTCTTGACGACCCAGCTGTTTTCCACCCGCAACTCTTCCGGCAGGAACCTGAAGTCGAACACAATGGCCGCCGGATCGCGTGGGTCCAAGATGGCGATGTCTTCGATTCTAGAGTCTGAAAAAAGCGCGCGTATGCTGAATGAACGCCCCTCCATCCGAGGCTTTTCAGGTGTTTGAACCAACTCCTTCAAGCTCGCTTGAATCAACTCACTGATGGCATCGCGACCCACCGGAATGTCACGACGGTCACGCTCCCATTCTTCACCGGCCGACGACTGGATCTTGTAGCCGTTCTTCTCGGAGTACCCGAGTAGGTTCTGTTGTCGAAGGGATTCCAGGGCATTGCTTACGGAAGAGAGCTGACTGCCAGCCCCGATGGAGGGATAGAGGCATTGCGCTACTAGCTTTGCGTCAGTGGGCAGAGTTTCCTGAATGAGTTCGAGCATAGCCACGGCCTTGGCCACTCGCATCTTCATTCCGTCGGCATCAACGCCGCACTGGTGCACGAGCCGAGTCATGGAATTCTGAATATCAGCGTCAAGAGCTGTGTGCTGAACCTCATAGATATGTTCCAGGGTCACCAGCTGGCCGACGTCCTTGTCGGCAAGGCCCTGCGTCCGGAAGAGTTCTCCAAGGAGCTGCAAAAGGCCGCGTATGGCCTGGTCGTCGCCTTGCGCGCGATTAGACCGAATGCGGAGCTGCGTGGTGATTTGCAGAATGAGGTCGATTTGACCGGGAAGCATCGGGTACATGTCTACAAAATCTTCCGCGGTAATCGTCTCGCATCCATAAGCATGGAGCTTGAGCTCGGCGCGGTGTTTCTCGAAAAGCTGATGCAATTGAGGCTTTGCGGCTTCCTTCTTTTTGAGCAACCGCAAGTACACCACGTCTCGGATGTTGTTTGGGGAAAGATGCACCCGAAGCTGCGGGGGAAATCGGTCTTTGGCCCAAACAAGGAAGGACTCGCCGGCGCCGTCGTCTAGCATTTGTTGGCCCAGGGCAATCAGCCAAACTTTTCCACGAAGTTTGGTGCCCAGTTCGGTGGCAAAAGCCCGCAGTCGGTCCACTCGGTCTTTATTGGCGAGTACGTACTGAGAGACCTCGTCAACAACCAAAAAGAGCGTAGCATCCGGCGCGCGAAATCGAAGCATGTCGGCGATGGCTTGAACTGTCTCAGCGGGAGAGTTGTCAGAGAGAGTCGACCCGCCGTGCGCGGTGAACCAAGACAGTGGCTCCGGGTAGCGCGACGGGTACAAAGCGCACATCACCACGGAGAAGTCTTCATCAGCGAACGAACCAAGGCGACTTTCCTTCCAACTTTTGCCCAAAACTTCAGAGGCTTTCTCTTCGAACCGCTTCCACTCGCCGTCGCGCTCCAATTTGAGTTCGGCGAGTGCGACTTTTGCATTTTGGGCGCAATAGCCCAAACGACTTTGGATTTGGCGAAGAGCAGCTACGTGAACATGTTCGTGGTCGCGGGCAATGCCACCGATATCGAAGACCACCGAGATTGGTTCGACCTTCTGCCGAAGTTCTTTCCATGCGTCGCGCATCTCGTGAGCACGAGGGGACGTGTTTCGCTTGAGCCATGCCTCAGCGAGCGAAGTCCCATCGGGGAGCGCAACGCCATCTAGAGCCATTCCTAGCAGTTTTGCGAAGCTGGACTTACCCGAGCCGTAAAAACCCGAGATCCACGCTGTAGGGAGCTCTGGGCCGCCTTCCTTGGCGAGCTCACGGCTTATATTCGTGAGAAGTCGGACGTATTGTTCGTGGATGCCGTCCTTGGTGCGCTCATGGTTGGGGTGTCCTTCGGGCCATCCACCAGTGATGATGTACTCATCCACCTCGTTTTTGAGTTGTGCTGGGTCCTTTTCATGGAAGTAGACCACAGGTGGAATCGGGCGAGTGATGTCGGAGTCGAAAAGCTCGCTAATCGTCATTAGTTCCCTCACGAATAAATGCGTGGACGGTAATCGTTATCAGGTTCGTCGATGCCCATGAACTTGAGTCCGGTCTGACCCTCGCGCTCGCCTGGGTAGAGTAAGATCACGGGAACGCCGTTGGTATGGCCATCTAAGTGACGCAGCAGATTTCCTGGTCGAAGGAACGGATGGAGCGCGCCAGCGCGGCCTAGCAAAACCAGCGTACGATCTTGGAAGTCCGGGATGTCTTGATGATCATTGATGAACTCAGAAATGCACTTGCTGCAGTCTTTGGCCAAACCGTTTGGGCCTTCAATTTGAGGTCGTAGTCGTTCTCGCAGTTCGTTGAGTCCGTGTTCGGGGCTCTTGGAGCTGCTCAAGAGTTTTTCTCTTCGGATGACGCGTTCAACCCAATCGTCAGGTTGCGCCCGCAGCCGCTCCAAGAGCATTGCGTGGAGGTCAAGAGCGAGAACCATCCATCCATTCGCTTTGAGTTCCTCACTGAGCCTTTGAATCTCTTCGCGTAGTTTGAACTCTTCCGTTGGTAGATACTGCAAGATAGCGAACCTAAAGTTCCGCATCGTGCTGATCTGGGGCCCATCTTCCTGAATCAGGTCACGTCTCAGGGCGTCAACGGCTTCTTTCACACTCATCAGCTGGCTTCCGCGGGAGATTCGTCTTGGTGGATAGTGGCGCGGCCCCACTCGGTGAGGTCGTCGTAGCGCCAGCCAAATTCGACAATAGAACCTTGTTGTTTAAAGTCTATGCCGTGCAGTTTTCTAAGGCGGTATGTCAGGTCTGATTCCACAAGGCCCACCGAAACCAAATAGGGATTGCGCAGAATTGACCCCTCGAAGGTTGTTTCCCGGAGCAGATAGAGAATGTACTCGAGGGCCAAATCTTCCACCAAGGGATAGGTGAGCGTGCGTGGGCTCCTACCGGACTCGATAAGTCCGGCCTTGAAGGCCGTGGTGAGCAGCTTTGAGGTAGCTGTTCGAGTCGTGGCTGCGGCCCATTGTGGAAACACCCCAGAGACCCACTCTGAGACTTGCTCGCGAGTCACCGCTAGGTAACCAAGTTCACGTCGCTCTACGAGGAAATCTGCGGTGAAGCTACGATAGAACGGGTCGGCTAGCTGAGTGTGCCAGTGGCAGATCATCGCACGCGTCCTCGGGGACATTGTGGTCCACTGCTCCAAAACTGCCAAAGCGTTCGGATACGCGCCGAAGCGTGCCTCCATATTGCTAAGGATGTTTTCGACCCGAGGCATGCTCTTTGCGCCAAACCAATAGTGCTCAAAGGCTTCATTTGCTGAGAGCCCAGCGTGATGGCGCTTCCAGTACACCCGTGCGTCATCGGCTCCGAGCTCGTATCGCAGTATCCGAGTATGCAGCTTCGTAGATTCAGATCCCATATTACCGACGTATGTGAGGTCTAGGGTATTCGTCGCTCAATGGAGCGAGGCACGCCACAAGGGCCTTGGCGAGTATTTCTGGGGAAGAAGCCTCTCTCTTGAGTAGGCGCCCCGCCGGAGAGGGACTGAACTCCACCTTTTCAAAACCGCTCAACCAATCCAAGAAGCGGTCCTCTTTCCAGCTACTGCCGGGCTCGCCCATTACCTCTAAATTGAGTGCCTGACCGGGTCTAATCTCTGAGCGTTTATGAACTTGGAGCCTCTCTTCTAGCAGTTCGTCGATTTCGAAGCCTAAATTGAAAAGCGAAATCGTCCGATCTGGTACCTGAGCTCGAGCAGCAATTTTTTGGTCGGTTCGACGAGCTGCTTCGCGCACCGCTTGCAGGACTGCCCATTCCCATGTGTTGGGCAACAAGCGTTGAAAGAGGTCGATTCCGCCAAACTCCGAAACCAGATCCGTTCGCCACCAATTGAGCCGCTTCTCTTCGCCCCCTTCTCCAGCCCAAGCGATGATGAACTGCAAACCGAGAATAGCGTCGGCGGCTTCATCACTCAGGAGCCCATCTGTCTGCACGTTTACTCCAGTATGTACCATTTCTTATCACCGTTCTGAACGCGGATATTCAGCCCCGCTCGCCGAGCCAAGGCTTCAACTTTATCAGAGAAACGCCGAACCTGGCGAGGACTGCCCATGAGCTTGGCTAGGTCGTCTTCCGAGAGTCTCTTGTGCTTGCGAATCTGATCAAAGACGCTTTCCACGCAGTCCTCAAAGCTCACTTGAGCGTTTAGGTGTTGCTCAAGCTCTTTGAGCCCGTTCTCATTCAAACTGTACCACAATCCCTCTCCCATCCCGGAGGTGTCTGTACCACGAGGCGCCTTGTTTTCACTGCTCAAAACGACGAAACCATCAAAGTGTAAGACGTGCTTCAAGCTGGCCATCAGAGCAGTCACCACGCTCGGGATATAGCCAAGTTCACTAGCAATCTGTCTAGTGTGTTTGGCTCCGTGCTTGATGGTGAAGAGCAACTCCCGAATCTCGTCTATCTGCAGTTCATTAGCCTCTGCTCGAACTTCGATGGCCTTCTTCCTCAGAATGCGTTCCAGAGTCTCCGCGATTTGAGGATTTTCGACCGGAACGGCAGGCAAGGGAAGAGTCTTGGATTGCCGGAGCTCAAAAGCGGCCTTTTGTTCAACATAGTCGAGAACCACGGTGTCCAGGATAGCCTCTTCACGAGGTTGATCTTTGAGGCAGACCACGAAGTCTTCGTCGGCGATCTTGAGATCACCACTCGGGCGTATCACACTGCGTGTTAGTCGTCCCTTTTCCTCCATGAGTTGATTTAGGCGTTCATCTACGGAGAGCACTCGAGAGTGCCGAACAATCGGAACGTAGACGTGCACCTCTCTTTCTTGCCCGATGCGGTAGACGCGCGCTGTGGCTTGGTCTTCTTTTGAAGGATTCCATTCACGAGTTAGGTGGAAGACGTGGTTCGCCCCCGTGAGATTGACTCCAAGGCCCACCGTCTGTGGTGAGAGAATGATCACATTGAAGCCCGGCGAAGTATCGAACTCGTCGAGAATTCTGGGCCTATTTCCAATTTTTTCGTCACCTGTGATGCACTTCGGGGCGAATCCGAAGACGTGCTCGATCGCTCTCACCAGAAGCGGTTGAACGATTTTGGCTGAGGTAAAGATGATGGCGCGTTCACCTTTCTCTCTAATCTCTTGCAGCTTATCGATGATGAAAGAAAACTTAGGACTGCTCTTGATCAGCGTTTCCGGGTCTCTGAGTAAGGGTGCCACATGCTCTGCAGTTTGTGGATGGACGTCAACCGGCGTGGCTGCAGGGTGAGCTGCAGTTCGCGCCAATGTGTGGATAATCCCAAGTCCGCGCGCTCCAATACCTCGTAGTCCACCGCGGACGAGGTCGTAGATCTCCTCTTGCTCGGGAGTCATCGACAACTCTACGACATGCACGTGTTTCTTTGGCAGATTCTTCAAGACATCTTTGGTTCTTCGTAAGTAGTGGGGTTGAAGCGTGGTGAGTAGGTCTTTCGCCGCCTTCTGGGCCTCAGTGTTGGTCTCAATCGGGACCACATACTTCTGTTTGTAGTCCCTTAGGGAGTTGAGGAGCCCTGGCTGCGCAAAGTCAATGATTGCCCACAATTCTTCGAGCCTGTTTTCCACCGGCGTGGCCGATAGAGCGATGCGCAATCGGGCCTTCATCGCGCGAACCGCACGGGCTCTAACTGTGTTGTAGTTCTTGATGAGGTGGGCTTCGTCAACGACTAGCGTATTGAAACTCAGGTTCTTAAACAATAGCTGATCGCGACCGAGTGTCTCATAGGTCGTAATGATAACATCGGGCGCTGAAAGGTTCTCCGGCCTTTTGGTCCGCGAAGGTCCCTGATGAATGAGGATTCTGAGGCGCCTGTTTACGAAGTGATTGAGTTCGTTCTTCCAGTTCTGAAGCACGGCGCCTGGAACCACAATCAGCGTCTGTTTGAGAAGCCCGTGTTCAGCCAGGTAGGCGAGCAAGGCGGCGACTTGAACGGTTTTGCCGAGCCCCATTTCGTCAGCAAGGAGTCCACCTTGTCCAGCCTCCTTCTCTTGGGCTGCTTCCCATAGGGTGCGCAGCCAGATATGCCCCTCCTCTTGGTGCGCGTGAAGCGTTCCCTCGAAGTGGTTTGAAATGGGAAAGCGATGAAGCTCCTGCCTCAGCCTCTCGGCAGCTTCGGCGGCAAAACGCAATTCCTCGTCATTGTCCTTGGTGAGGAGAACCGCTGGCATGCTCCAAGGGGTCTTCTGATCGCGCGCCCGTTCCGGCATGTCTTGTATGGGTTCCACACCTTCTAAGAGACTAGGTGCCGTCCCTAGTTCTACTGGGTCGTAGATGACTGGAACTGGTACTCCGTACCCTTCGATTCTATCCAGATACTCCTCGACGAATGGCTCAAGGGTTTGCCCCATCCCCATGGCATCAAGGTCTTCTAAAGCTATCGAGCCAAGCTCAGGATGTTTTCTTAGTCTATCTTCGGCAAAGGCCATGGGATCGCTAAGGAATGTATCCTTTTCCTCTGGCCTCACGATGTTCATGACTTTGGCCACCTTTAGCCGTTCAGCCACGTCATCAAGGGCAATTCGCTCCCTTCCGAGGTTGTCTGTGCCATGCCAGATTTGTGTGGTGTTCGCGTTCAGCACCTCCTTCGCCGCTTCGAACGTCTCGAAACCCGGCATTATCGGGCGAATCTCAATGCCTCCATCAGCAGTGTTCCGCGCCTCGAGTTTCACTTCATCGGCTTTGGGCACGATGTAGCGTTCACGTTGGAGTTGTTCATCTACGACCACACTTTGTGAGTTTCCTAGCCTCTCGAAGGCCTCTTCAACCCCTTTTTGAATCTCCGAAAGAAAGCCGTACTCCTCACTCATCTTGGTGAATACAGGAACGTGTTGAACCCGTTGGCGAAGATCTAGGATATCACCGGGCAGAATATGTAACTCTTCACGCTCATGGTGGAAGAAACCACAAGGAATCGCCTTGTATCGGGCGTCCTCCAAGCCTCGAAAAAACTCACGGTTTGGGGCGATCCACTCACAAACAAGACCTGGGTCGCCCCGCCCAATTGGTTTGGAGGGACGGATCTCCAGTTTCCATTCTTTTGAATATTCGAGCCCAAGGCTCCTCAGATCGTCTGCTTCAAATCTGGCTACTGTTTCGTAAGAAATCCGGCCATCGGAATCGAGGACATCAGCTTCTGCGAGAATTTGAATGTAGCTACGGCGGACACGCTCCTGTTCCGTGCATGAGAGCAGAGGCTCCGTTTCAAAGATGTTCTTTTTTGCTGTGTCCGCTTTCCAAAAGAACGTAAGCCCATTCAGGTCAGCGTTGTGGTCGATTCTCCACTCGCGAACTTCACTCTTTGTTCGGCCGAACTTCTTTCCGAGGCTATCCAACCATCCCATACCTATTCCTCCAACATAGTTGCCAGTTTGAGCTTGGCGCCTGGGAGCCAGTGTCCCATTCTGGAAATGCGGGTCATCGCCTGCCCCTCGACCTTCGGAGGAAGTCTTCCATTTTCAGCTAGTGTTTTTCTTACAGCAGCGAAAATGCGTGTTCCATAGACATCCGCGTGTCCAAAGTTGACGGGTTCAACTACGCCAAATTTTGGAAACTGAATGAATAAGAATGAGCTTCCAGCGGACCGGTCAACCCTAACGATTTTATCAGCAAAATCTTTCCAGAACTC
This Microvenator marinus DNA region includes the following protein-coding sequences:
- the brxE gene encoding BREX-6 system BrxE protein, producing MVHTGVNVQTDGLLSDEAADAILGLQFIIAWAGEGGEEKRLNWWRTDLVSEFGGIDLFQRLLPNTWEWAVLQAVREAARRTDQKIAARAQVPDRTISLFNLGFEIDELLEERLQVHKRSEIRPGQALNLEVMGEPGSSWKEDRFLDWLSGFEKVEFSPSPAGRLLKREASSPEILAKALVACLAPLSDEYPRPHIRR
- a CDS encoding DUF1819 domain-containing protein, which codes for MGSESTKLHTRILRYELGADDARVYWKRHHAGLSANEAFEHYWFGAKSMPRVENILSNMEARFGAYPNALAVLEQWTTMSPRTRAMICHWHTQLADPFYRSFTADFLVERRELGYLAVTREQVSEWVSGVFPQWAAATTRTATSKLLTTAFKAGLIESGRSPRTLTYPLVEDLALEYILYLLRETTFEGSILRNPYLVSVGLVESDLTYRLRKLHGIDFKQQGSIVEFGWRYDDLTEWGRATIHQDESPAEAS
- a CDS encoding BREX protein BrxB domain-containing protein; amino-acid sequence: MSVKEAVDALRRDLIQEDGPQISTMRNFRFAILQYLPTEEFKLREEIQRLSEELKANGWMVLALDLHAMLLERLRAQPDDWVERVIRREKLLSSSKSPEHGLNELRERLRPQIEGPNGLAKDCSKCISEFINDHQDIPDFQDRTLVLLGRAGALHPFLRPGNLLRHLDGHTNGVPVILLYPGEREGQTGLKFMGIDEPDNDYRPRIYS
- a CDS encoding DEAD/DEAH box helicase — translated: MGWLDSLGKKFGRTKSEVREWRIDHNADLNGLTFFWKADTAKKNIFETEPLLSCTEQERVRRSYIQILAEADVLDSDGRISYETVARFEADDLRSLGLEYSKEWKLEIRPSKPIGRGDPGLVCEWIAPNREFFRGLEDARYKAIPCGFFHHEREELHILPGDILDLRQRVQHVPVFTKMSEEYGFLSEIQKGVEEAFERLGNSQSVVVDEQLQRERYIVPKADEVKLEARNTADGGIEIRPIMPGFETFEAAKEVLNANTTQIWHGTDNLGRERIALDDVAERLKVAKVMNIVRPEEKDTFLSDPMAFAEDRLRKHPELGSIALEDLDAMGMGQTLEPFVEEYLDRIEGYGVPVPVIYDPVELGTAPSLLEGVEPIQDMPERARDQKTPWSMPAVLLTKDNDEELRFAAEAAERLRQELHRFPISNHFEGTLHAHQEEGHIWLRTLWEAAQEKEAGQGGLLADEMGLGKTVQVAALLAYLAEHGLLKQTLIVVPGAVLQNWKNELNHFVNRRLRILIHQGPSRTKRPENLSAPDVIITTYETLGRDQLLFKNLSFNTLVVDEAHLIKNYNTVRARAVRAMKARLRIALSATPVENRLEELWAIIDFAQPGLLNSLRDYKQKYVVPIETNTEAQKAAKDLLTTLQPHYLRRTKDVLKNLPKKHVHVVELSMTPEQEEIYDLVRGGLRGIGARGLGIIHTLARTAAHPAATPVDVHPQTAEHVAPLLRDPETLIKSSPKFSFIIDKLQEIREKGERAIIFTSAKIVQPLLVRAIEHVFGFAPKCITGDEKIGNRPRILDEFDTSPGFNVIILSPQTVGLGVNLTGANHVFHLTREWNPSKEDQATARVYRIGQEREVHVYVPIVRHSRVLSVDERLNQLMEEKGRLTRSVIRPSGDLKIADEDFVVCLKDQPREEAILDTVVLDYVEQKAAFELRQSKTLPLPAVPVENPQIAETLERILRKKAIEVRAEANELQIDEIRELLFTIKHGAKHTRQIASELGYIPSVVTALMASLKHVLHFDGFVVLSSENKAPRGTDTSGMGEGLWYSLNENGLKELEQHLNAQVSFEDCVESVFDQIRKHKRLSEDDLAKLMGSPRQVRRFSDKVEALARRAGLNIRVQNGDKKWYILE
- the brxC gene encoding BREX system P-loop protein BrxC — translated: MTISELFDSDITRPIPPVVYFHEKDPAQLKNEVDEYIITGGWPEGHPNHERTKDGIHEQYVRLLTNISRELAKEGGPELPTAWISGFYGSGKSSFAKLLGMALDGVALPDGTSLAEAWLKRNTSPRAHEMRDAWKELRQKVEPISVVFDIGGIARDHEHVHVAALRQIQSRLGYCAQNAKVALAELKLERDGEWKRFEEKASEVLGKSWKESRLGSFADEDFSVVMCALYPSRYPEPLSWFTAHGGSTLSDNSPAETVQAIADMLRFRAPDATLFLVVDEVSQYVLANKDRVDRLRAFATELGTKLRGKVWLIALGQQMLDDGAGESFLVWAKDRFPPQLRVHLSPNNIRDVVYLRLLKKKEAAKPQLHQLFEKHRAELKLHAYGCETITAEDFVDMYPMLPGQIDLILQITTQLRIRSNRAQGDDQAIRGLLQLLGELFRTQGLADKDVGQLVTLEHIYEVQHTALDADIQNSMTRLVHQCGVDADGMKMRVAKAVAMLELIQETLPTDAKLVAQCLYPSIGAGSQLSSVSNALESLRQQNLLGYSEKNGYKIQSSAGEEWERDRRDIPVGRDAISELIQASLKELVQTPEKPRMEGRSFSIRALFSDSRIEDIAILDPRDPAAIVFDFRFLPEELRVENSWVVKSANPPYSGRIIWIAGKSDVAERARNLHRSQVMVNRYRARRESLNPAKKQLLMQEETNVEAHKRTLQQEVANAWLNGKLYFRGGILTARDHGSAFTTTLQTISNRHLPAIFPHFNPLNVMPEELKQLIQPELSGPSPKFMGENLGILSLDNGRYVPSCTGTIPTRVHEFIVAEDAVSGGDLINHFSGPPYGYTADVVKACVLGLIRGSKLKAEPEGLTTITAVRDAGVNDFALQDRVFKRATITPAEDDGGGPQLRARICKFFEDSLRISLDRENDAIADAVARYFPELARQLRETVERFNQLPGKPELPKKFAEFEQALELCTRNIRQTAPTVKAVDKHLNTLRDGIQLMRLYHSELDRNAIQAVKNAHDCLQYQIAQLQSIGVTPSNVEAATTLIESQLASERPWREIQSIEDAIQDVIAAYQSERALLMAEQSVKADEATARLKMRDGFATLTADQSHQVLRPLRRSITETTPEAIAPDLRSLRDGFDQTLRRAEEEANGILDEILHPATPIVRVDLKLHHREVSTPEEVEALINEVRACLLDSIQNGTRARIT